A genomic segment from Helicoverpa armigera isolate CAAS_96S chromosome 10, ASM3070526v1, whole genome shotgun sequence encodes:
- the LOC110378448 gene encoding proton channel OtopLc isoform X4, which produces MGKDKHQPTEAEVKVATVELESVDNMATLPVGQHRQQGSDIAIAEKHNNANKEMELKCVQPKPSKKTSLFIISSFIYAKLLVVVCIAYVISDVITHNLPLYYYEGFFTYLYGMSILFLLYVFCFLLQESACCSGSPPKPKPPPKEKKPKKEKEKKTKDKEAKEGKDGKEGKDKKDGKKDSKSKDKGKDKEEKDKATKEAKKQSQFQEVYPRKMRDKVRQQQLQLQMAQLYASDQQQQQQDIVELEAGPVARPVRRRKTSQNDHSHGSFFLRIGAIAFGLGTMIYNGLEFGTFFELPLESPCYLILKGVNPVLQMVFTFMQMYFIFMNSRLNIHRFKVIARFGLMHVVATNICVWIRTLVLESLKEITDYHVKNPQGYSGEGVLGKVIRKHTLRHSGKVFGAASTAATSIASTVITTAKTTGEQLMNVVTSTAVPTTTPTTTTISSYHNVGGGIFPKSKLIDTIKSTVGYDNGMGYGREFREWPNDNPFTTTSFAPLTTESDKATQTQTAMLEVFQWLRTSTLKPILSAISTMMPSTSTGQIVTDRDEWGNSVETYRVDEPPHSPVTNSSEIFESFDGLNPAALIANIDNTTVCGRNPIMGTIVTDSAPYLYPFIIEYSLIGAAVIYVMWKHIGRYPSVANDEDLERRLEAVLSRRAAALAAAQRGNRVDCAGASKGLFCGLLLLVASLICLILFFVLIRHHELKRLSIYLADVSHCALMVLSILAILIGFIRGRVMKWSNTPPSCTEPLRRVQSLKFRSEEQSDLNDILLRVSAFGLFVYAVFSVIAGGMGAFTHEPNLLVMITGCLSVLQVVLQLLFIADVSRRRVHLPEQERSKPARQAVTFLLICNVTMWLIYTFEAQKVLANPVQLDFYGFVAWSLVQRFTLPLCIFHRFHSAVTLAEIWKTSYKARLE; this is translated from the exons ATGGGGAAAGATAAGCATCAGCCCACGGAGGCTGAAGTGAAGGTGGCGACGGTTGAACTGGAGTCAGTGGATAACATGGCGACGTTGCCGGTGGGGCAGCACCGACAGCAGGGCAGTGACATCGCCATCGCGGAGAAGCACAACAATGCGAACAAAGAGATGGAGCTCAAGTGCGTCCAGCCCAAGCCGTCTAAGAA AACTTCACTGTTCATCATCTCGAGTTTCATCTACGCCAAGCTCCTGGTTGTTGTGTGCATAGCTTACGTCATCAGCGATGTTATCACACACAACCTCCCTCTTTACTACTACGAAGGGTTCTTCACCTACCTGTATGGCATGAGCATTCTGTTCTTGTTGTACGTCTTCTGCTTCTTGCTccaag AGAGTGCCTGCTGCAGTGGAAGCCCGCCAAAACCGAAGCCCCCGCCAAAAGAGAAGAAGCCCAAGAAAGAAAAGGAAAAGAAAACCAAAGATAAGGAAGCAAAGGAAGGCAAAGATGGAAAAGAAGGCAAAGATAAGAAAGATGGAAAGAAAGATTCCAAGTCTAAAGACAAAGGAAAGGATAAGGAAGAAAAGGATAAGGCTACCAAAGAGGCTAAGAAACAAAGTCAATTCCAG GAGGTGTATCCCCGTAAGATGCGTGATAAAGTTCGTCAACAGCAATTGCAATTGCAAATGGCGCAATTGTATGCGTCTGATCAG CAGCAGCAACAGCAGGATATTGTGGAGCTCGAAGCTGGTCCAGTTGCGAGACCAGTCCGCAGGCGCAAGACTTCTCAAAACGATCACAGCCATGGCAGCTTCTTCCTGAGGATTGGTGCAATTG CATTTGGTCTCGGAACAATGATCTACAATGGTTTGGAGTTCGGAACATTCTTCGAATTACCTCTGGAGTCACCTTGTTACTTGATCTTGAAGGGAGTTAATCCTGTCTTACAAATGGTCTTCACTTTCATGCAAATGTACTTCATTTTCATGAATTCACGG ctAAACATTCATCGATTCAAAGTGATTGCCCGATTCGGTCTGATGCACGTAGTTGCTACAAACATCTGTGTTTGGATTCGTACTTTGGTACTCGAGTCACTGAAGGAAATTACTGATTACCACGTCAAGAACCCTCAGGGTTACTCCGGCGAAGGCGTGTTGGGAA AAGTCATCCGTAAGCACACTCTGAGGCATTCCGGCAAAGTGTTCGGTGCAGCTTCCACCGCCGCTACCTCTATCGCATCCACCGTTATAACCACCGCTAAGACCACTGGAGAGCAACTCATGAACGTTGTCACCTCCACAGCTGTTCCTACCACTACTCCTACCACAA CAACTATCTCATCATATCATAACGTTGGTGGTGGTATATTCCCTAAGTCAAAACTGATCGACACTATTAAGAGTACGGTAGGTTACGACAACGGGATGGGATATGGTCGTGAGTTCAGAGAATGGCCTAATGACAATCCTTTCACTACGACATCTTTTGCACCGCTAACCACGGAGTCCGATAAAGCGACTCAGACCCAGACGGCCATGTTAGAAGTCTTCCAGTGGCTTCGTACTTCGACTCTGAAACCGATCCTTAGCGCTATATCGACTATGATGCCAAGCACGTCTACGGGACAGATAGTAACTGATAGAGATGAGTGGGGCAATAGTGTCGAAACTTATCGCGTAGATGAACCGCCACATTCGCCAG taaccAACTCGTCTGAGATCTTCGAGTCGTTCGACGGCCTGAACCCAGCTGCGCTGATCGCCAATATTGATAACACTACGGTGTGCGGCCGCAACCCAATTATGGGTACTATCGTAACCGACTCGGCACCCTATCTGTATCCGTTCATCATTGAGTACTCCCTCATCGGGGCTGCCGTCATTTACGTTATGTGGAAGCACATTGGCCGCTACCCCAg CGTGGCCAACGACGAAGATCTGGAAAGACGTCTGGAGGCTGTTCTCTCCCGCAGGGCGGCGGCGCTCGCGGCGGCTCAGCGTGGAAACCGCGTCGATTGTGCTGGAGCCTCCAAGGGACTCTTCTGTGGACTTCTGCTACTCGTCGCCTCTCTCATCTGCTTGATACTCTTCTTCGTCCTGATCAGACACCACGAGTTGAAGCGCCTGTCGATCTATTTGGCCGATGTGTCTCACTGTGCTTTGATGGTCCTTTCCATACTGGCGATTCTGATCGGATTTATACG TGGTCGTGTAATGAAATGGAGCAATACTCCTCCCTCCTGTACCGAGCCTCTCCGCAGGGTGCAATCCTTGAAGTTCCGCTCCGAGGAACAGTCTGACCTGAACGACATCCTGCTCCGTGTGTCTGCGTTTGGCCTCTTCGTGTATGCCGTATTCAGCGTCATCGCTGGTGGAATGGGAGCGTTCACTCACGAGCCAAACCTTCTCGTCATGATTACTGGCTGCTTGAGCGTACTTCAG GTGGTGCTGCAATTGCTGTTCATTGCCGATGTTTCTCGCCGTCGCGTCCACCTGCCCGAACAAGAACGCAGCAAGCCCGCCCGTCAGGCTGTCACCTTCCTCTTGATCTGCAATGTCACCATGTGGCTCATCTACACCTTTGAAGCACAAAAAGTTCTGGCTAACCCT GTTCAACTCGATTTCTACGGCTTCGTAGCCTGGTCTCTCGTCCAGCGCTTCACTCTACCGCTTTGTATTTTCCATCGCTTCCACTCAGCTGTCACCCTGGCCGAAATATGGAAGACCAGCTACAAAGCGCGTCTGGAGTGA